In Daphnia magna isolate NIES linkage group LG6, ASM2063170v1.1, whole genome shotgun sequence, the following are encoded in one genomic region:
- the LOC116925534 gene encoding sodium channel protein para isoform X2 yields MVGDHETESNEDEEERPVFRPYTRESLIQSEARIAEEEAKRNERKKKAEESEVRLGLKPRKRTKEMRYDEDDEDEGPRADPTLEQGMPLPIRLNAVYSPELTAVPIEDIDPYYKNQRTFVVISKGKDIFRFSATDAMWLLSPFNPIRRVAIYVLVHPLFSFFIILTILTNCILMIMPPNAFIESTEYVTMGIDLGNLAALRTFRVLRALKTVAIIPGLKTIVGAVIESVKNLRDVIILTLFSLSVFALLGLQIYMGVLTQKCIRSFPSDGSFGNLTDDNYEAFVSNSSNWYKDNTDNYPLCGNSSGAGPCPDNYTCLQGYGDNPNYGYTSFDSFGWALLSSFRLMMQDAWENLYQLVLRTAGPWHMLFFIVIIFLGSFYLLNLILAIVAMSYDELQKKAEEEEEAALLEEEAIRVAEAAAATREEEREARMNKSPSDFSCQSYEMFVGGQGAPPEGRSSLAGGGGGGQCGGNGHGCGADGDYSIREKMSIKSDDVDSLLGGGNVSDSRMKINGRVRKASLSLPGSPFAMRRASRGSHQFTWRNGPRRMGGGNNNSNSGDRKPLVLSTYLDAQEHLPYADDSAAVTPMSEDNGAIVVPHYGLNNLGSRQASYTSHMSRMSYNSHGDLLNGKPPAMSGSKDYRSAANRVAAANVSSASRPTLVPDLVVEHSRHYHHHHHNQNHDYDHNAMDNPFIEQSQKYAIAHHKVDDDLDAIAMQDMGPERMVRHHHGEHREHRLHSHAVNDEDEGPKIKERLLALSLKYLDVCCVWDCSPYWVSFQRLISLFVYDAFIELFITLCIVVNTLFMALDHHGMNEEMSRALKMGNYFFTATFAIEATFKLIAISPKFYFREGWNIFDFIIVFLSLLELGLEGVSGLSVLRSFRLLRVFKLAKSWPTLNLLISIMGKTVGALGNLTFVLCIIIFIFAVMGMQLFGKNYIDNVDRFPDKELPRWHFMDFMHSFMIVFRVLCGEWIESMWDCMLVGDSTCIPFFLATVVIGNLVVLNLFLALLLSSFGASNLSAPQVDNDTNKLTEAFNRISRFKRWVRRSIANGIRMIRSKLTNQISDQRAPAFRDITYMKLRPFYKYMNRETDVEMNNTGAAKMANNSGSADGTAPTPVELQGYEAVDSVMRDESMNKLKNKKTANNASACVIGMNSTKKRPDELVLDIDCRKTAKDDDTISYQSYGSHCHRITRDDSHKGSLRVDYYDEKRNVSKEDLDGFQDDVDDGESFKGEGQEEGDEEDRPMAEEDGTDGEAEKAAVLKIAARVDSEEDPQYPDACFPDHWYEKVPIIKGNDQSPFWQGWAMLRLKTFRLIENKYFETAVIIMILLSSLALALEDIYLSERPVLQDILYYMDRIFTVIFFIEMLIKWLALGFKNYFTNAWCWLDFIIVMVSLVNYVASLFGGGKIQAFKTMRTLRALRPLRALARFQGMRVVVNALIQAIPSIFNVLLVCLILWLIFAIMGVQMFAGKYYKCVDSEGEVVSVEFVKNKTQCLEKASSNYTWQNSPMNFDHVGKAYLSLFQVATFKGWMQIMKDATDSRDVDEQPKREVNIYMYLYFVFFIIFGSFFTLNLFIGVIIDNFNEQKKKAGGSLEMFMTEDQKKYYSAMKKMGSKKPLKAIPRPQWRPQAIVFQIVTNKKFDMIIMLFIGLNMLTMTLDQYKPAQILSNILDYLNIFFIVIFTAECSLKVFALRHYYFKEPWNLFDFVVVILSILGMVLSDLIEKYFVSPTLLRVVRVAKVGRVLRLVKGAKGIRTLLFALAMSLPALFNICLLLFLVMFIYAIFGMSFFMNVKHKSGIDEVYNFETFGKSMILLFQMSTSAGWDSVLEGIINEVECNSPNPETGDPGNCGQTTMGIAFLLSYLVISFLIVINMYIAVILENYSQATEDVQEGLTDDDYDMYYEIWQQFDPEGTQYIRYDQLPDFLDVLEPPLQIHKPNKYKIVSMDIPICRGDLMYCVDILDALTRDFFARKGNPIEEPVEIDEAAQAIERPGYDPVSSTLWRQREEYCARLIQNAWRRHRDKPRGSGSTDGEGCSGAGSDTGKMTGEAGTHEPSSISAVAGATSDSPHQQTAILIDSDGFATKNGHKVVIHSRSSSSISSRSTDV; encoded by the exons ATGCGCTACGACGAAGACGATGAGGACGAAGGACCGAGAGCTGATCCCACACTGGAGCAAGGCATGCCGTTACCAATCCGATTGAACGCCGTCTATTCGCCAGAACTGACCGCCGTCCCCATAGAAGACATCGATCCTTACTACAAAAATCAAAGG ACGTTCGTGGTGATCAGCAAAGGCAAAGACATTTTCCGTTTCAGTGCGACGGACGCCATGTGGCTCTTGTCGCCTTTCAATCCCATCCGGCGGGTGGCCATCTACGTCCTCGTTCATCCGCTCTTCTCTTTCTTCATCATTCTGACCATCCTCACCAATTGCATCCTCATGATCATGCCGCCCAACGCCTTCATCGAATCCACTGA GTACGTGACGATGGGAATCGATCTGGGAAACCTGGCGGCATTGCGGACGTTCCGAGTCTTGCGAGCGCTTAAAACCGTCGCCATTATCCCAG GCTTGAAGACTATCGTGGGAGCTGTGATCGAATCGGTGAAGAACCTGCGCGACGTCATCATCTTGACGCTGTTCTCACTGTCCGTTTTCGCCCTGCTGGGCCTGCAGATCTACATGGGCGTGTTGACGCAAAAATGCATCCGCTCCTTCCCCAGCGATGGATCATTCGGCAATTTGACCGACGACAATTACGAGGCCTTTGTTTCAAATTCTT CCAATTGGTATAAAGACAATACTGACAACTATCCTCTTTGCGGCAATTCCTCCGGTGCTGG GCCGTGTCCGGATAACTATACGTGCCTGCAAGGTTACGGGGACAATCCCAATTACGGGTACACGTCGTTTGACAGCTTCGGCTGGGCATTGCTCTCCTCGTTCCGGCTGATGATGCAGGACGCTTGGGAAAATTTGTACCAGTTAGTGTTGAGGACGGCCGGCCCGTGGCACATGCTCTTCTTCATCGTCATCATCTTCCTCGGCTCTTTCTATCTACTCAATCTGATTTTGGCCATTGTCGCCATGTCGTACGATGAGTTGCAAAAGAAggccgaagaagaagaagaagccgCCCTCTTGGAAGAAGAAGCCATTAGG GTGGCGGAAGCGGCGGCTGCTACGCGGGAAGAAGAGCGCGAAGCTCGCATGAATAAATCACCTTCGGATTTCTCGTGTCAAAGTTACGAGATGTTTGTCGGTGGGCAAGGTGCTCCGCCCGAAGGCCGCAGTTCGTTGgccggcggcggcggcggtggtCAATGCGGTGGCAACGGTCACGGTTGCGGCGCCGACGGTGATTACAGCATCCGAGAAAAGATGAGCATTAAATCCGATGACGTCGATTCTCTGCTGGGCGGCGGCAACGTCAGCGATTCGCGAATGAAAATCAATGGCCGCGTCCGCAAA GCGAGCCTAAGTTTACCTGGATCGCCGTTTGCTATGCGTCGCGCGTCCAGGGGTAGTCACCAATTCACGTGGAGGAACGGTCCACGTCGGATGGGCGGCGGCAataacaacagcaacagcggCGATCGTAAGCCGTTGGTCCTGTCCACCTACCTGGACGCCCAGGAGCATTTGCCGTACGCCGATGATTCGGCGGCCGTGACGCCAATGTCCGAAGACAATGGCGCCATCGTCGTTCCTCATTACGGCCTCAACAATCTCG GCTCGAGGCAAGCGTCCTACACGTCACACATGTCTCGGATGTCGTACAATTCTCACGGGGATCTGCTCAACGGCAAACCGCCAGCCATGAGCGGCAGCAAGGACTATCGATCCGCTGCCAACAGGGTGGCCGCAGCCAATGTCTCCAGTGCCAGCCGGCCTACGCTCGTGCCCGATCTTGTCGTCGAGCACAGCCGACactatcatcatcatcatcacaatCAAAATCACGATTAC gaTCACAACGCCATGGACAATCCGTTTATCGAGCAGAGCCAGAAATACGCCATTGCTCATCACAAAG TCGATGATGATTTAGATGCCATAGCTATGCAAGACATGGGACCGGAACGCATGGTCCGGCATCACCACGGTGAGCATCGAGAACATCGTCTCCATTCAC ATGCGGTGAATGACGAGGACGAAGGTCCCAAAATCAAGGAACGATTGCTGGCCCTCTCGCTCAAATATTTGGACGTTTGCTGTGTGTGGGACTGCTCGCCTTACTGGGTCAGCTTCCAGAGGCTCATCAGCCTTTTCGTTTATGACGCATTCATTGAACTCTTTATCACGCTGTGCATCGTCGTCAATACGCTCTTCATGGCACTCGATCATCACGGCATGAACGAAGAGATGAGCCGCGCCCTCAAAATGGGAAACTAc TTTTTTACGGCTACGTTTGCTATTGAAGCCACATTTAAATTGATCGCCATCAGCCCGAAATTTTACTTTAGAGAGGGCTGGAACATTTTCGATTTCATCATCGTCTTCTTGTCACTCCTCGAACTCGGCCTGGAAGGTGTTTCCGGCTTGTCCGTCCTCCGCTCATTCCGATTG TTGCGAGTATTCAAATTGGCGAAATCTTGGCCGACGCTCAACTTGCTCATTTCCATCATGGGAAAAACGGTGGGCGCTTTGGGTAACTTGACGTTCGTCTTGTGcatcatcatcttcatttTCGCCGTCATGGGCATGCAGCTCTTTGGCAAAAATTATATCG ACAATGTGgaccgatttcccgataaagagcTACCGCGTTGGCATTTCATGGATTTTATGCACTCGTTCATGATTGTCTTTCGGGTCCTGTGCGGCGAATGGATCGAATCCATGTGGGACTGTATGCTGGTCGGAGATTCAACCTGCATTCCGTTCTTCCTGGCCACCGTAGTCATCGGCAATCTTGTG GTTTTGAACCTGTTTTTAGCCTTGCTGCTCAGCAGCTTTGGCGCGTCCAACCTGTCGGCGCCACAGGTGGACAACGACACCAACAAGTTGACGGAAGCGTTTAATCGGATATCGCGTTTCAAGCGATGGGTCAGACGTTCCATTGCCAACGGAATTCGTATGATACGATCGAAATTGACCAACCAGATCTCCGACCAGAGAGCGCCAG cgTTCCGGGATATAACGTACATGAAACTCAGGCCATTCTACAAGT ACATGAACCGCGAAACGGATGTCGAGATGAACAATACCGGCGCGGCCAAGATGGCCAACAATAGCGGCAGCGCCGATGGCACAGCGCCGACGCCCGTTGAGCTGCAGGGCTACgaggccgttgacagcgtcaTGCGCG ATGAATCGATGAACAAACtgaagaacaagaaaacagCCAACAATGCATCGGCTTGCGTCATCGGAATGAATAGCACTAAGAAACGACCCGATGAGCTTGTCCTCGACATTGACTGCCGTAAAACTGCCAAAGACGATGACACCATCAG TTACCAATCTTACGGGAGCCATTGCCACCGGATAACGAGGGATGACAGTCATAAGGGCAGCTTACGCGTCGACTATTATGACGAGAAGCGCAATGTCAGTAAAGAAGATTTGGACGGATTTCAAG ATGATGTCGACGACGGTGAAAGCTTTAAAGGTGAAGGCCAGGAAGAGGGAGACGAAGAAGACCGGCCGATGGCAGAAGAAGATGGAACCGATGGCGAAGCGGAGAAAGCTGCCGTCCTGAAAATAGCAGCTCGCGTGGACAGCGAAGAAGATCCGCAATACCCCGACGCTTGCTTTCCGGATCATTGGTACGAGAAGGTTCCCATCATCAAAGGCAATGACCAGTCGCCGTTCTGGCAAGGCTGGGCAATGTTGAGACTCAAGACTTTCCGGCTCATCGAAAACAAGTATTTTGAGACGGCCGTTATCATCATGATCCTGCTCTCCAGTTTGGCTCTC GCTCTGGAGGATATCTACCTATCGGAGAGACCTGTCCTCCAGGACATCCTCTACTATATGGATCGTATATTTACTGTCATCTTTTTCATCGAGATGCTCATCAAGTGGCTGGCGCTCGGCTTCAAAAACTACTTCACCAACGCCTGGTGTTGGCTCGACTTTATCATCGTCATG gTCTCGTTGGTGAATTATGTGGCCTCGCTTTTTGGTGGCGGCAAGATTCAAGCGTTCAAAACGATGCGAACTTTGCGAGCGCTGAGACCGCTGAGGGCTTTGGCTCGCTTTCAGGGCATGAGG GTGGTGGTTAACGCGCTCATCCAGGCCATTCCTAGCATTTTCAACGTGTTGTTGGTCTGTCTCATTCTTTGGCTCATCTTTGCTATCATGGGAGTTCAAATGTTCGCCGGTAAATATTACAAG TGTGTCGATTCCGAAGGCGAAGTTGTCTCTGTCGAGTTCGTCAAGAACAAGACGCAGTGCCTGGAAAAAGCGAGCAGCAACTACACATGGCAGAATTCGCCAATGAACTTTGACCACGTCGGAAAAGCCTATTTGTCCCTCTTTCAAGTCGCCACATTCAAAGGCTGGATGCAAATCATGAAGGATGCCACCGATTCTCGAGAC GTGGACGAGCAGCCCAAGAGGGAGGTCAATATCTACATGTACCTCTATTTCGTATTCTTCATCATCTTCGGCTCGTTCTTCACGCTCAACCTCTTCATTGGAGTCATCATTGACAACTTCAatgaacagaaaaagaaagctgGTGGCTCGCTGGAAATGTTTATGACTGAAGatcagaaaaaatactacAGTGCCATGAAGAAAATGGGATCGAAAAAACCCCTCAAAGCCATTCCCAGACCTCAG TGGCGTCCACAAGCGATCGTCTTTCAAATCGTCACCAATAAAAAGTTTGACATGATCATCATGTTGTTCATCGGATTGAATATGTTGACCATGACGCTGGATCAGTACAAGCCGGCCCAGATCTTGTCCAACATATTGGACTAcctcaacatttttttcatcGTCATCTTCACGGCCGAGTGTAGTCTCAAAGTGTTTGCTCTCCGCCATTACTATTTTAAAGAGCCATGGAATCTATTCGATTTCGTCGTTGTCATTTTGTCCATATTGG GCATGGTGTTGAGCGATTtgattgaaaaatattttgtgtcACCGACATTATTGCGAGTGGTACGAGTAGCCAAGGTGGGCCGAGTCTTGCGTCTAGTCAAGGGAGCCAAGGGCATCCGGACGCTTCTTTTCGCCCTGGCCATGTCTCTGCCGGCCTTGTTCAACATCTGTTTGCTGCTCTTCTTGGTCATGTTCATCTACGCCATTTTCGGCATGTCGTTCTTCATGAATGTGAAACACAAATCAGGCATCGACGAAGTGTACAATTTCGAAACTTTTGGCAAATCAATGATCCTCCTCTTCCAAATGTCCACGTCGGCCGGATGGGACAGTGTCCTGGAGGGCATCATCAACGAGGTCGAGTGCAACTCACCGAATCCGGAAACAGGGGATCCTGGCAATTGCGGCCAAACAACAATGGGCATAGCTTTCTTGCTTTCCTATTTGGTCATCTCTTTCCTGATTGTCATCAACATGTACATCGCCGTCATTTTGGAAAATTATTCACAAGCCACGGAAGATGTTCAGGAAGGTCTAACTGACGATGATTACGATATGTACTACGAGATCTGGCAGCAATTCGATCCCGAAGGCACTCAGTACATCCGTTACGATCAGCTTCCCGATTTCCTGGACGTGCTGGAGCCACCGTTGCAAATCCATAAACCCAACAAGTACAAAATTGTTTCGATGGACATCCCCATCTGTCGGGGCGACCTCATGTACTGCGTAGACATCCTGGACGCGTTGACACGCGACTTCTTTGCCCGTAAAGGCAACCCAATTGAAGAGCCGGTGGAAATCGACGAAGCGGCCCAGGCCATCGAACGGCCGGGGTACGATCCCGTTTCGTCGACCCTGTGGCGACAGCGTGAAGAATATTGCGCCCGGCTGATTCAAAATGCCTGGCGACGACACCGTGATAAGCCGCGAGGTTCGGGCTCCACTGACGGCGAAGGTTGCAGCGGTGCTGGAAGTGACACTGGAAAAATGACGGGCGAAGCTGGAACCCACGAGCCTTCGTCTATTTCAGCCGTTGCCGGGGCAACCAGTGACTCGCCCCACCAACAGACAGCCATCCTGATTGACAGTGATGGTTTCGCGACGAAAAACGGACACAAAGTAGTGATTCATTCACGATCTTCGTCCAGTATCAGTTCACGGTCAACGGACGTATGA